From a region of the Hymenobacter jejuensis genome:
- a CDS encoding RibD family protein, translating to MMSSLDGRIITKRWGDAPNTKEYETTAATFKAEAWMCGRVTMEKDFTKGLEPDLKPVGTPLDRADFVAEHHAESFAVAVDAHGKLGWESAFIDEDHIIAVLTEQVSDEYLAYLREKGVSYLFGGAAALDFALVLDKLGDLFPIRTLLLEGGGHLNGSLLRAGLVEELSLLHYPVVDGAATSPTLFEQGSSPGPAQPFALLSVEQRSEGILWLRYEAKAR from the coding sequence ATGATGAGCTCCCTAGACGGGCGCATCATCACCAAACGCTGGGGCGACGCGCCCAACACCAAGGAATACGAAACCACGGCCGCAACCTTCAAAGCCGAAGCCTGGATGTGCGGGCGCGTGACCATGGAAAAGGACTTCACCAAAGGCCTAGAGCCTGACCTAAAGCCCGTCGGCACGCCCCTCGACCGCGCCGATTTCGTGGCCGAGCACCACGCCGAGTCATTTGCCGTGGCCGTAGATGCCCACGGCAAGCTGGGCTGGGAGTCGGCCTTTATTGATGAGGACCACATCATTGCCGTGCTTACCGAGCAAGTGAGCGACGAGTACCTGGCTTACTTGCGGGAGAAAGGCGTGTCTTACTTGTTCGGCGGAGCTGCAGCGCTGGATTTTGCCTTGGTGCTAGACAAGCTGGGCGACTTATTCCCCATTCGGACGCTGCTGCTGGAAGGCGGCGGCCACCTGAATGGCTCCCTGCTCCGGGCCGGATTAGTCGAAGAACTGAGCCTGCTGCATTACCCCGTAGTAGATGGCGCCGCAACTTCCCCTACCCTTTTCGAGCAAGGCTCGTCGCCAGGACCCGCTCAGCCGTTTGCGCTACTCAGCGTCGAGCAGCGCTCTGAGGGGATTCTGTGGCTGCGCTACGAAGCGAAAGCCCGCTAA
- a CDS encoding glycosyl-4,4'-diaponeurosporenoate acyltransferase CrtO family protein, whose product MPSTGNRPAAPSSALLAWYNAVPNVFWSALSLTPLSIFCYQHIERRWLYGLLFVSLLLYALPASRFKHLQISRNPLIYRKLGVVAINRFTQHGGLVNWLIRRTYPQYRRLRARSAVAALVRTTYHQERFHLVLFVFFLLTSFYAVAQGYWRWALLLTLLNVGYNLYPMWLQQYIRVRLEPKAPAS is encoded by the coding sequence ATGCCCTCGACCGGAAACCGACCCGCTGCTCCCTCCTCGGCTTTGCTGGCCTGGTACAATGCCGTGCCCAACGTCTTCTGGTCAGCACTGAGCCTGACGCCTCTCAGCATCTTCTGCTACCAACACATCGAGCGCCGGTGGCTGTACGGGCTATTGTTCGTCAGCTTGCTGTTATATGCGCTTCCGGCTTCACGGTTCAAGCATTTGCAAATCAGCCGTAACCCCTTAATTTACCGCAAGTTAGGAGTAGTGGCTATCAACCGCTTTACCCAGCACGGCGGCTTGGTCAACTGGCTGATTCGGCGCACATACCCGCAGTACCGGCGCCTGCGGGCACGCTCAGCGGTGGCCGCGCTGGTGCGCACGACCTACCACCAGGAGCGGTTTCACTTGGTGCTGTTTGTGTTTTTCTTGCTGACCAGCTTTTATGCCGTCGCGCAGGGCTATTGGCGGTGGGCGCTGTTGCTGACCCTCCTGAATGTAGGCTACAACCTGTACCCGATGTGGCTGCAGCAGTACATCCGGGTGCGCCTAGAACCGAAAGCGCCCGCCT
- a CDS encoding STAS/SEC14 domain-containing protein: MKQTTALTLYFENSAGQLLEHPAGFLRATWSERPRQLADTRALFTHMLRALLQRGWSRILIDQRVMLPFSSEEQTWIAQEWLPRAVQEGGYRAGAVVVSADVMTRLATAFVTTQIQNRALVYRSFETEAEATEWLLQQPASPRGE; the protein is encoded by the coding sequence ATGAAGCAAACAACAGCGCTTACCCTTTATTTTGAAAACTCTGCGGGGCAGCTATTGGAGCATCCTGCGGGGTTTTTGCGCGCCACGTGGTCGGAGCGGCCGCGCCAACTCGCCGACACGCGGGCGCTGTTCACGCATATGCTCCGGGCCTTGCTCCAGCGCGGCTGGAGCCGCATTCTGATTGATCAGAGGGTAATGCTGCCTTTCTCAAGCGAAGAACAAACCTGGATCGCGCAGGAATGGCTGCCGCGGGCAGTGCAGGAAGGCGGTTACCGCGCCGGGGCCGTGGTCGTGTCCGCCGACGTTATGACGCGCCTCGCCACGGCCTTCGTCACGACGCAAATCCAGAACCGGGCGCTGGTGTATCGCTCCTTCGAAACCGAAGCCGAAGCAACGGAGTGGCTTCTCCAACAGCCCGCTTCTCCGCGAGGCGAATAA
- a CDS encoding nuclear transport factor 2 family protein: MDKHLDVLNTYYRLVEAFNSDPTAYREVLHPEVEQIEYPNLIHKTIQHRSFDDILDNLRAGRELLRDPEFIVHSTHVVADGTIIVEGRWQGTVTTDIHGWVRGQVMSSELCLVFEFKDGKIYRQRRYPCYNQV, encoded by the coding sequence ATGGACAAACACCTCGACGTTCTGAATACCTATTACCGTCTTGTTGAAGCCTTTAACAGTGACCCCACTGCCTATCGGGAGGTGCTGCATCCGGAGGTCGAGCAGATCGAATACCCTAATCTGATTCACAAAACCATTCAGCACCGCTCGTTTGACGACATCCTCGACAACCTCCGGGCCGGGCGGGAGCTGTTGCGCGATCCCGAATTCATTGTGCACAGCACACACGTCGTCGCCGACGGTACGATTATCGTGGAGGGGCGTTGGCAAGGCACCGTCACCACCGACATTCACGGGTGGGTTCGGGGGCAGGTCATGTCGTCGGAGCTGTGCCTGGTTTTTGAGTTCAAGGACGGCAAGATTTACCGGCAGCGTCGCTACCCCTGCTACAACCAAGTATAG